The following are encoded together in the Plasmodium knowlesi strain H genome assembly, chromosome: 8 genome:
- a CDS encoding eukaryotic translation initiation factor 2 subunit beta, putative → MEDKVEDAGGVFVDLDKVHDEESKQLFDFCEKKKKKKKKEITEKIEEIIIDGTGKVFERGAVYPYEELLHRIQDLVNKHNIDLCISKKYTIKPPQVVRVGSKKVAWINFKDICTIMNRNEEHVFHFVLAELGTEGSIAGEGQLVLKGKYGPKHIEALLRKYITEYVTCQMCKSPNTTMEKDSRTRLFHQHCNACGAKRSVTTIKSGFHALGRGERRKAKHTN, encoded by the exons ATGGAAGACAAAGTAGAAGATGCAGGGGGCGTTTTCGTCGACTTGGACAAGGTGCACGACGAAGAAAGCAAACAGCTGTTCGATTtttgtgagaaaaaaaaaaaaaaaaaaaaaaaggaaatcacagaaaaaattgaagaaataaTTATTGATGGCACAGGGAAAGTATTTGAAAGAGGAGCAGTGTATCCATATGAAGAGCTCTTACACAGAATCCAAGATTTAGTAAATAAGCACAACATAGATTTGTGTATATCCAAAAAGTACACTATTAAACCGCCACAAGTTGTAAGGGTTGGTTCAAAAAAAGTTGCATGGATTAATTTTAAAGATATATGTACAATTATGAATAGAAATGAAGAAcacgtttttcattttgtcttAGCCGAATTGGGAACGGAAGGATCCATAGCAGGAGAAGGACAGTTAGttttaaaaggaaagtaTGGACCGAAACATATTGAAGCTTTGTTGAGAAAATATATCACTGAATATGTAACCTGTCAGATGTGCAAAAGCCCAAATACAACCATGGAGAAGGATAGCAGAACTCGACTTTTTCACCAGCATTGTAATGCTTGCGGAGCTAAGag ATCGGTCACCACCATTAAGAGTGGTTTCCACGCCTTGGGAAGAGGTGAGAGAAGAAAGGCAAAACATACCAATTGA
- a CDS encoding 50S ribosomal protein L22, mitochondrial, putative — protein sequence MFPLFSRSLRNNFLFLTSKKYINTNVRLRNPYYRKKGFWEWRRRIIHRYNERRYIRKGLKPKILKKDEENIRNRKDDVHWTFKVYQLKISLRNLYNFGRLIKGLHLEDAIVFLEAIPQIRVNNILNSLLNSKEKIVNKFNGDVSRLYIDNVQIHYNTPMKYIKYHALGHFGLVKSYRNTFTYTIKQMNVQEFYHKIFIRGNVPRTLSHNMRLYFHQDRINMENLIQWYPYISANSRYYFREKLRYLNNIYQFDYYKSRRDWIKNYFSNVNRRTMELKMQRNLLSDGSTPQ from the coding sequence ATGTTTCCGCTTTTCAGTAGGAGTCTTAGAAACAACTTCCTGTTCCTAACAAGTAAGAAATACATAAACACGAATGTAAGGCTGCGAAATCCATattacagaaaaaaggggtttTGGgaatggaggagaagaatTATCCATAGGTATAATGAAAGGAGGTATATCAGGAAAGGCTTGAAGCCAAAGATACTAAagaaagatgaagaaaatataagaaaTAGGAAGGACGATGTACACTGGACATTCAAAGTATatcaattaaaaataagtttGCGAAATTTGTATAACTTCGGTAGACTCATTAAGGGATTACACCTCGAAGATGCCATCGTCTTTTTAGAAGCCATCCCACAGATAAGAGTAAATAATATTCTGAACTCTTTGTTAAattccaaagaaaaaattgtaaataaatttaatGGAGATGTATCCCGCCTTTATATTGATAACGTACAGATACACTACAACACACCGATGAAGTATATCAAGTACCATGCGTTAGGACACTTTGGGCTAGTAAAAAGTTACAGAAATACTTTTACCTATACCATTAAACAAATGAATGTGCAAGAATTTTACCATAAGATTTTTATCCGTGGAAATGTCCCGCGTACTTTATCCCATAATATGAGATTATATTTTCATCAGGATAGAATAAACATGGAAAATTTAATTCAGTGGTATCCCTATATTTCTGCCAACTCCAGGTATTACTTTAGAGAAAAGTTACGTTACCTTAATAACATTTACCAGTTTGATTACTACAAATCCAGGCGCGAttggataaaaaattattttagtAATGTTAACCGAAGGACGATGGAGTTGAAGATGCAGAGAAACCTGCTCAGCGATGGTTCTACCCCTCAGTAG
- a CDS encoding MORN repeat protein, putative, whose product MGRIKDKEKTLKLVKDNGESSNTLGDYTGVGTVTFYLNKKLKIKEKYYGNIFHGKKHGYGEYKYQNGDFYQGLYEHGKKNGIGTYFYNMEDKQGKDKGRGARGAKDESSEEEEKSDDDKGKNENSDEERGIDEEGDEENKESGKDGDSEKDTSEEEGENDQSGSNQSGDDESGNEEGDEDEGDEDEGGEDEGGDEQSGDEQSDQNEQDKGKGANNDGYQNNKKGHKAADNEKDASKRLLNLMQKWNNTKMKKETIIPPKDKGSFYYGNYANGLKHNEGMMLYRNGDVYVGGWKFGKKSGWGRYTYKKCKSILEGHWEDGYLKHGKWILPNGMYFVGNFKNNKPSGDGVWAFADRTQLNVFYYEVKQKFKKIPKGEVEQGDPDSLLNYKPLYITSTR is encoded by the exons ATGGGACGAATAAAGGACAAGGAGAAAACCTTAAAATTGGTGAAAGACAATGGAGAGTCTTCAAACACGCTCGGGGACTACACGGGTGTGGGGACTGTGACCTTCTATCTTAAcaaaaaactaaaaataaaggaaaagtattATGGAAATATCTTccatggaaaaaaacacGGATATG GTGAGTATAAATACCAGAATGGAGATTTTTACCAAGGGCTGTATGAGCATGGCAAGAAGAATGGGATCGGTActtatttttacaacatgGAAGACAAGCAGGGGAAAGACAAAGGGAGAGGAGCGAGGGGGGCAAAGGATGAGAGTagtgaggaggaggaaaaaagcgaTGATGACAAAGGGAAGAACGAGAACAGCGATGAGGAAAGGGGCATCGATGAAGAGGGCGATgaggaaaataaggaaagtGGCAAAGATGGGGATAGCGAGAAGGACACGAGCGaggaggaaggtgaaaatgaTCAAAGCGGAAGCAACCAAAGCGGTGACGACGAAAGTGGTAACGAAGAAGGTGATGAAGACGAAGGTGATGAAGACGAAGGTGGTGAAGACGAAGGTGGTGATGAACAAAGCGGTGACGAACAGAGCGATCAGAATGAACAAGACAAGGGGAAGGGCGCCAATAATGATGGCTAtcaaaataacaaaaagGGGCATAAAGCAGCTGATAATGAAAAAGATGCCTCCAAAAGGTTGCTAAATCTTatgcaaaaatggaataacacaaaaatgaaaaaagaaacgattATCCCCCCGAAAG ATAAAGGGAGCTTCTACTATGGTAACTATGCCAACGGTCTCAAACACAACGAGGGAATGATGCTGTACAGAAACGGAGATGTGTACGTAGGTGGCTGGAAGTTTGGAAAGAAGAGCGGATGGG GAAGATACACATACAAAAAGTGCAAAAGCATTCTGGAAGGACATTGGGAAGATGGATATTTAAAGCACGGAAAATGGATCCTACCAAATg GAATGTACTTCGTGGGAAACTTCAAAAATAATAAGCCCTCGGGAGATGGCGTCTGGGCATTTGCGGaccgaacacaattaaatgttttttattaTGAAGTTAAACAg aaatttaaaaaaattcctaaAGGGGAAGTTGAACAAGGAGATCCAGATAGTTTACTGAATTATAAACCATTGTATATTACATCCACCAGGTGA
- a CDS encoding ankyrin-repeat protein, putative: protein MATEERVKLLVAARKGIYEDVVSLSKLQIPLGDYVQPPNNRTAFWYSCRNGNLKMARIILKKGSNINHKDANGISPLHISVKYGHLNIAKFLIENNANVDITDNEGQSPIFYAIINKHYDIVKLLIENGADVQMKDHNNASVYDYADFSGKTKLSSYILYKSNEIIVNDSKRALNGDSPPNDDDTNAS from the exons ATGGCAACg GAAGAGAGAGTAAAATTGCTCGTAGCAGCGAGGAAAG GAATTTACGAAGATGTCGTTTCCTTGTCTAAGTTGCAAATTCCCCTTGGGGATTACGTCCAGCCTCCG AATAACAGAACAGCTTTCTGGTACAGTTGCCGGAATGGTAACCTAAAGATGGCGAgaataattttgaaaaaaggaagtaacaTAAATCATAAGGATGCTAACGGGATATCTCCCCTTCATATCAGCGTGAAATATGGGCACCTGAACATTGCCAAGTTCCTCATCGAAAATAATGCCAACGTAGACATAACAGACAAT GAGGGACAGAGCCCCATCTTTTACGCTATTATAAACAAGCACTACGAT ATTGTCAAGCTTTTGATAGAAAACGGAGCCGATGTTCAAATGAAAGACCAC AACAATGCCAGTGTGTATGACTACGCTGACTTTAGTGGAAAGACGAAACTCTCCTCCTACATACTCTACAAGA GCAACGAGATAATAGTTAACGATTCGAAAAGAGCTCTGAATGGGGATTCGCCACCCAACGACGACGACACGAATGCTTCGTGA
- a CDS encoding succinate dehydrogenase subunit 4, putative, which translates to MKLKLNIGKKKKGLFDFSIIEGCKSLMGTLFGTGVEKYFRIVNLAIVAIFITVLKYIYSFDMKYARKKDKNLIYMYYGFLVCLVGFAISINWIYFEYYKNKKKGISPFDVKMGSKKK; encoded by the exons ATGAAGCTGAAATTAAACAtcgggaaaaagaagaaggggttGTTTGACTTCTCCATAATTGAAGGTTGCAAATCCCTTATGGGGACACTCTTTGGAACTGGtgttgaaaaatatttcagaaTAGTTAACCTTGCAATAGTTGCAATATTCATCACTGTtctgaaatatatatactccTTCGATATGAAATATGCAAGAAAGAAGGACAAGAACTTGATCTACATGTACTATGGATTTTTAGTATGTCTTGTGGGGTTCGCCATCAGCATTAACTG GATATACTTCGAGTAttacaaaaataagaaaaagggaatctCCCCCTTCGATGTTAAAA TGGggagtaagaaaaaataa
- a CDS encoding DNA2/NAM7 helicase, putative, whose translation MWEEWDDEHFVKIFFDWKIFAKYAKDNEFRELEEGIKKETSTSSYLNLNEEDVEKEANDNILLILQSFIIEKKYTDVSDYLVNIILRWNYYTSLRSEKELDSNGVKNRLKINVDIYTLPDVYRNFQEYFYSYFPLFLIETQQLINNKKENENIKEYDVTLLNTPKEIYNFEFTINIAYDSLLYSNLFYGDLIILRFVPKGTAKNDSHNIYTPMFCSSKRNEEEVISSDSENDKLEVGSSGSCTHSEGSQNCEEVKEVREEELVQNTDQIGISMLDEKENKLNDGTKSGRHETNVQTNAQTNAQPNAQPNAQPNEQTNAQPNDETNEDIYMIRKYCVRHMLGYVISKNKEQIKIKFNLNYKNFDIIDKVRKYIIYEIFVADKLDYYFTRVSKVISLISTLRLFNCFFNFRNSALLNEIVEVNPSGESHVHAPSVTCKGEVNQDDSTSEEENYIHLQTKRRKKEHIGDEQVNETNSEQIPNGEQQKTHPAETIPDESLNGHPDITEDMEETLKQKIKDYLMKLKWSGRKEDIGVKIEEHTFNENGSENHSTKSRITRNIQTNIKGEESSLYEHTNLKTNDSGKDNNLAKREPPLLWEKQYEGFHYIPEALKNKFLSMYNKYQLRAINNSIMNEGITLIQGPPGTGKTTTILGIISALIFFQKGEMNPSRNPLSDNLLSAYEDGEEEKGNKKKKKSPYVWINYDKKNDHCYFNDNCFNAMEYEDFFDHIEKNEEEKKKKNVFHISKGNKNENKYAYAIHLSIMNASSRMLKSDDNHVEENNSGEEEILKNNENRIKKLIALTETYYNSYVNSDNVAKKPDCVEERNTNEKLNYSYYVSDSSAYSFASGTSGQVSQKGTKNELMSKSSNLIPLREKRKWKRKTPTEDTQQAIFKKEKIKKLNLIKNKRILVCAPSNAAIDEILRRLISSSNGILDEDGNFFNPIVTRIGRNVSTDILEFSLEFKEQLFLFLNKKEENKIIKKNLLKTSTIICSTLSASSNTSLVNYIDSFDAVIIDEASQSVELDILIPLSFSCKKIILVGDPKQLSATVFSLFAKRRMYARSLFERLQKKHKMNKWKYNLLSIQYRMHPDISYFPNKYYYRNKITDAPYFLFTLFKEMKMNKYIANLKNDLRDQHTGAIIERESFYKFDLFHFMQNNFGNLLPPNFHDIYLCQKNQGAIDWFSIPLLRHSVFYDISFSKQRKIKNSYINIEESEAVLQFIEFLHFIFTAENVKEWYKRIGIITPYATEKFFLKKELKRFFTKKGYKNNISNFIDIGTVDGFQGTEKDIIIFVCVRTKGSLKRRKKKKDNEADSDAANISSASSVEDNVDDEVDDSNMFFSSYKRLNVALTRAKYNLFIFGNCSFLKKCDAWGKIIKHYKMRNKVIKIKYKKFKTRMKILSENVTEEDLFDEKVQVINKKIENSFYNKNIIDYNFVPTCENESPSFDLKGFLYSVGLSQAEEDGDGGCEGQNEISISENKYGLGNPSAKTDNKSEEREILNFFKQLYNDDFGVADEFDLGRDQMGGALTEPLTESVIEPVIEPVIKPVIKPVIESVIEPVIEPVIERTSCTDHLMEVCPKEGEPSQITDHTKAPPNGTNNGVKKEPVELIEVIDLEDDAESTERISISGNAEEVKTQNYNQEEFKQKGLSLSASSALRKEGSDVDLFTRITKGGDETVSNINEGHPGTTPTMIEINENLINSNYFIDMLYNHCKVNRELILVVQSVLPNFSRQILFKQ comes from the coding sequence ATGTGGGAAGAGTGGGACGATGAgcattttgtgaaaatttttttcgacTGGAAGATATTTGCCAAATATGCAAAGGATAATGAATTTAGGGAGCTAGAAGAAGgcataaagaaggaaactaGCACTTCCAGCTATCTGAACCTAAATGAAGAAGACGTAGAGAAGGAGGCGAATGACAACATTCTCTTGATACTGCAGTCGTttattatagaaaaaaaatacacagatGTTTCTGATTACCTCgttaatataattttaagGTGGAATTATTACACAAGCTTGAGGAGCGAAAAAGAGCTCGATTCTAATGGTGTAAAGAATCGACTAAAGATAAATGTAGATATTTACACTCTACCAGATGTGTACAGAAATTTtcaagaatatttttattcatacTTTCCATTATTCCTCATCGAAACACAACAATTAATaaacaacaaaaaggaaaatgaaaatataaaagagtATGACGTAACGTTACTTAACACCCCCAAGgaaatttacaattttgaatTTACCATCAACATAGCTTATGACAGCCTCCTGTATTCAAATCTTTTTTATGGTGATCTCATTATCCTTAGGTTTGTTCCCAAAGGAACTGCAAAAAATGATTCTCATAATATTTACACCCCTATGTTTTGCTCCTCAaagagaaatgaagaagaggtaATATCTAGTGATTCTGAAAATGACAAGTTGGAGGTAGGTTCCTCTGGCTCGTGTACCCATTCAGAAGGTTCACAAAATTGTGAGGAAGTTAAGGAAGTGAGGGAGGAGGAGCTTGTCCAAAACACAGACCAAATCGGTATCTCCATGTtagacgaaaaggaaaacaaactCAACGATGGCACCAAGTCGGGAAGACACGAAACGAATGTACAAACGAATGCACAAACGAATGCACAACCAAATGCACAACCAAATGCAcaaccaaatgaacaaacgaaTGCACAACCGAACGACGAAACGAATGAAGACATTTACATGATCAGAAAATATTGCGTCCGTCATATGTTAGGTTATgtaatttcaaaaaataaggaacaaataaaaatcaaATTTAATttgaattataaaaattttgatatCATTGATAAAGTcaggaaatatataatttacGAAATTTTCGTAGCGGACAAATTGGATTATTATTTTACGCGTGTGTCTAAGGTGATCAGCTTGATTTCAACTCTGCGGTTATTTAACtgctttttcaattttaggAACTCCGCCTTGTTGAATGAAATTGTTGAAGTTAATCCAAGTGGAGAAAGTCACGTACACGCACCTAGCGTCACTTGTAAGGGGGAGGTTAATCAGGATGATAGCACCAGCGAGGAGGAGAACTATATCCATCTGCAgacgaagaggaggaaaaaagaacacatagGTGATGAGCAGGTTAACGAGACCAACTCAGAACAAATACCAAATGGAGAACAACAGAAAACCCACCCTGCAGAAACCATACCAGATGAATCATTGAATGGGCATCCAGATATAACAGAGGATATGGAGGAAACACTTaagcaaaaaattaaggattATTTGATGAAGTTGAAATGGtcaggaaggaaggaagacatCGGTGTGAAAATTGAGGAGCACACTTTTAATGAAAATGGTAGTGAAAATCATAGCACAAAAAGTAGGATAACCAGAAATATCCAAACGAACATCAAAGGGGAGGAATCCTCCTTATACGAACACACAAATCTAAAGACAAATGATTCCGGGAAGGATAACAATTTAGCAAAAAGGGAACCCCCACTCCTTTGGGAGAAGCAATATGAAGGCTTCCATTACATACCAGAGGcgctaaaaaataaattcctaAGTATGTACAATAAGTACCAATTAAGGGCCATTAACAACAGCATAATGAATGAGGGGATTACACTCATTCAAGGCCCTCCCGGCACAGGGAAAACTACGACAATTTTGGGAATTATCAGCgcgctcattttttttcaaaagggtGAAATGAATCCTAGTAGGAATCCCCTCAGTGACAATTTGTTATCTGCCTATGAGgacggagaagaagaaaagggaaataagaagaaaaaaaagagcccGTACGTTTGGATCAATTACGACAAGAAAAATGACCACTGCTATTTTAACGACAACTGCTTCAACGCAATGGAATACGAAGACTTTTTTGACCACAtcgaaaaaaacgaagaagaaaaaaaaaaaaaaaacgtcttCCACATTAgtaaaggaaacaaaaatgaaaataagtaTGCATATGCAATCCATCTGAGCATTATGAATGCGTCTAGTAGAATGTTAAAGAGTGATGACAACCatgtagaagaaaataattcaggtgaagaggaaattcttaaaaataatgaaaacagaataaaaaaattgattgCCTTAACGGAGACATATTATAATTCCTACGTGAACAGCGATAATGTGGCGAAGAAACCCGACTGCGTGGAGGAAAGGAATACCAATGAGAAACTGAACTATTCATACTACGTTAGTGATAGCAGTGCGTACTCTTTTGCGTCCGGAACATCGGGACAAGTATCacagaaaggaacgaaaaacgAATTAATGAGCAAAAGTTCGAACCTAATTCCCcttagggaaaaaagaaagtggaaaaggaaaaccccGACGGAAGATACACAACAagccatttttaaaaaggaaaagataaaaaagctAAACTTAATTAAGAACAAAAGAATACTGGTATGTGCCCCATCTAACGCAGCCATTGATGAAATTTTGAGAAGGCTAATATCGTCTAGTAACGGAATTCTAGACGAagatggaaatttttttaatcctatAGTTACGAGAATAGGGAGAAATGTAAGCACAGACATATTAGAATTTAGCCTGGAATTTAAAGAAcagttatttttatttcttaataagaaggaagaaaataaaattataaaaaaaaatttattgaaAACGTCCACCATTATTTGTTCAACACTTTCTGCCAGTTCAAACACATCCCTAGTTAACTACATTGATTCCTTCGACGCAGTTATAATTGATGAAGCGTCTCAGTCAGTCGAGTTGGATATTTTAATACCTTTGTCATTTTCTTGCAAGAAAATTATTCTGGTAGGAGATCCAAAGCAATTGTCAGCGACGGTTTTTTCGCTATTTGCAAAGCGGCGCATGTATGCCAGGTCCCTGTTCGAACGATTACAAAAGAAACATAAGATGAACAAGTGGAAATATAATTTGTTGTCCATTCAGTATAGGATGCACCCAGACATTTCATACTTCCCAAATAAGTATTACTACAGGAATAAAATTACCGATGCCCCTTATTTTCTATTTAccctttttaaagaaatgaaaatgaataaGTACATTgcaaatttgaagaatgaTTTACGGGATCAACACACGGGAGCAATTATCGAAAGGGAATCTTTTTACAAATTCGATTTATTTCACTTTATGCAAAATAACTTTGGTAATTTATTGCCCCCAAATTTTCAcgatatatatttatgtcaGAAAAATCAAGGGGCAATTGACTGGTTCAGTATACCCTTACTTAGACATAGCGTTTTTTACGATATATCCTTTTCGaagcaaaggaaaataaaaaactccTACATCAACATTGAAGAGAGCGAAGCTGTATTGCAGTTTATCGAGTTTTTGCACTTCATCTTTACCGCAGAGAATGTGAAGGAGTGGTACAAACGAATAGGCATCATCACCCCTTATGCTACGGagaaattttttctaaagAAGGAGCTAAAAAGGTTCTTCACAAAAAAGGgttacaaaaataatatttctaATTTTATTGACATTGGAACTGTGGATGGTTTTCAGGGAACGGAGAAAGACATCATcatatttgtgtgtgtgcggACGAAGGGTTCGCtcaagaggaggaagaagaaaaaggataacGAGGCTGATAGTGACGCAGCGAACATAAGTTCCGCATCTTCCGTGGAGGATAATGTGGACGACGAAGTGGATGACTCTAATATGTTTTTCTCCAGTTACAAACGGTTAAACGTGGCCCTAACTCGAGCCAAATATAATCTGTTCATTTTCGGAAACTGCAGtttcttgaaaaaatgcGATGCCTGGGGTAAGATTATTAAACACtacaaaatgaggaacaaggtaataaaaataaaatacaagaaatttaaaacgaggatgaaaattttgtctGAAAATGTGACAGAGGAAGACCTGTTCGATGAGAAGGTTCAGgtgattaacaaaaaaatcgaaaattctttttataacaaaaatataatagaTTACAATTTCGTGCCAACTTGTGAGAATGAAAGTCCATCCTTCGATTTGAAAGGTTTCCTTTACTCTGTTGGACTGAGCCAGGCGGAAGAGGACGGAGATGGAGGTTGTGAAGGGCAGAATGAAATAAGTATTAGTGAGAATAAATATGGATTGGGAAACCCCTCAGCAAAGACGGATAATAAATCTGAGGAGAGGGAAATCTTGAACTTTTTCAAGCAGCTGTATAATGACGACTTTGGGGTTGCGGACGAATTTGACTTGGGGCGGGACCAGATGGGGGGGGCACTAACCGAACCGTTAACCGAATCGGTAATCGAACCGGTAATCGAACCGGTAATCAAACCGGTAATCAAACCGGTAATCGAATCGGTAATCGAACCGGTAATCGAACCGGTAATCGAACGAACGAGTTGCACAGATCACCTAATGGAGGTCTGCCCGAAGGAGGGGGAACCATCGCAGATCACCGACCACACCAAGGCCCCGCCAAATGGTACAAACAATGGTGTTAAAAAGGAACCCGTAGAATTAATCGAAGTGATAGATCTTGAAGACGATGCGGAAAGTACAGAACGAATCAGTATAAGCGGAAATGCTGAGGAAGTGAAAACACAAAATTACAATCAGGAGGAATTCAAACAAAAGGGCCTTTCCTTATCAGCATCCTCCGcgttaaggaaggaaggttctgaTGTGGATCTCTTCACACGTATAACCAAAGGAGGCGATGAAACAGTTTCCAACATTAATGAAGGACATCCTGGCACAACCCCCACAATGatagaaataaatgaaaatttgataAACAGTAATTACTTTATCGATATGTTGTATAACCACTGCAAGGTGAACAGAGAGCTCATCCTCGTCGTGCAAAGTGTTCTACCTAATTTTTCACGACAAATTTTATTCAAGCAATAG
- a CDS encoding BET1-like protein, putative: MDFNSRKKKKKNNSNNNNDIYNENINIYLEENDNYILDLEKKVQTLKLLGSNLRDEVRTSNSLLDNLSDRMENVNRKLTGVYRRVKNIIKTKGNKYMLYLILFFLFLLFFMNYLYRKNR; the protein is encoded by the exons ATGGATTTTAActcgaggaagaagaaaaaaaaaaataatagtaataataacaatGATATATacaatgaaaatataaatatatatctaGAGGAAAATGACAACTACATACTTGACTTGGAGAAAAAGGTTCAGACCCTCAAACTG CTTGGATCCAACCTGAGAGATGAAGTCCGCACATCCAACTCCCTCCTGGATAATTTG TCGGACAGGATGGAAAACGTGAACAGGAAATTAACAGGAGTGTACAGACGcgtgaaaaatattataaagaCAAAG ggaaATAAATACATGCTTTACCTCATCctatttttcctatttttgctctttttcaTGAACTACCTATATCGAAAGAATAGATAA
- a CDS encoding PI31 domain-containing protein, putative, translated as MAKHNTFKDLVKLHEDMKKEELVVLFFHSCILDNNFIYKLNDEKKYEKSENYEKIKISNGYIKHMIDSEKGKFFLSRILIDPEWRSNSSSYNFLYKSVDTNDTYNLNLVKIENSLVVQIINTAQPCVVHSVTIDVDKYVNKCTVQEGVKDNMEEHVQMEQLEQVFQAHILSHMKKKNSNNMSSDNSSNKGKGLIIESNANEHFRNTFHTTPDPYLLPNYNDNHFDDKNPNIGRNLIPDLRNNIPILRPDGLLVGPDNKFFNPKNLRYDPIGPFGNEPNADNKPFDFQNNFPF; from the coding sequence atggcaaaacaCAATACCTTTAAAGATCTCGTAAAACTTCACGAGGacatgaagaaggaagagctGGTGGTGCTCTTCTTCCATAGCTGCATTTTggataataattttatttacaaactgaatgatgaaaagaaatatgaaaaatcagagaattatgaaaaaataaaaatttcaaatgGATATATAAAACACATGATTGATTCTGAgaagggaaaattttttttaagtcgaATATTAATTGATCCTGAATGGAGAAGCAATTCAAGTAGCTATAACTTTCTGTATAAATCTGTAGACACCAATGACACCTACAATTTGAATTTGGTAAAAATAGAGAATTCGCTAGTCGTACAAATTATCAACACTGCGCAGCCGTGCGTAGTTCACTCAGTCACAATTGACGTCGACAAATATGTAAATAAGTGCACCGTCCAAGAAGGTGTAAAGGATAACATGGAGGAGCATGTCCAAATGGAACAATTGGAGCAGGTATTCCAGGCACATATATTAAgtcacatgaaaaaaaaaaacagcaacAACATGAGTAGTGATAACAGTAGTAATAAAGGGAAAGGACTCATCATAGAATCCAACGCAAATGAGCACTTTAGAAATACTTTCCACACCACCCCAGACCCATACCTCTTACCAAACTATAATGACAACCATTTTGATGATAAAAATCCGAACATTGGACGAAATTTAATCCCGGATCTTCGGAATAATATCCCCATTTTAAGGCCAGATGGATTGCTAGTCGGCCCGGacaataaattttttaacccGAAGAATTTGCGCTATGATCCAATTGGGCCCTTTGGAAATGAGCCCAATGCGGACAACAAACCGTTTGATTTTCAGAacaattttcccttttag